The following nucleotide sequence is from Aedes aegypti strain LVP_AGWG chromosome 3, AaegL5.0 Primary Assembly, whole genome shotgun sequence.
gttGAGAAAccattggagaaatttctggaaaatcctTTAACCCACttataatcaaatttttatgtttgatttaaatatcaatttttcgttatctaaaatcaatcTAAGCACGTTTCGGATAATGGTTTATTTTAATtcgtaaatttataaatattggtttttgatttttttaacgtccctatttttttcatattattcaTATTGCGCATTTCCTTTACCACTGGACTaccgcagaagtttttacaagtgcggaaatgctaataaaagtgcgcgattGCAGCAAATAGAGTGGGTTATTCCTCACAGTCCAacgaataagtgctctgaagacaccaacatgattcgatgcaatcccgcacttttatttgcATTTTCACACTTATGAAGCCGCACTTCGAAGTCCAGTAGTGAAAACAATACACAATATTTTAGTtaccgatttttgacaataatgaAAAAATGAGTTTCAactgtaattttgaaaatacagatcggactcgattatccggagtattgattttccggataatcgaatcctccggataatcgaaccactaagaaaaaaattgaaatcttcgataaaagaacttaaatattatcttttttccgtcgttttatttatatgatgcggtggcgtagccagaaattatttataggaacagtaggggtctttatcAACCTACacaaaaaaccactttttcaaacatCCCTTTTCtcaaatacgttcaaaactgcaaaaccttTATCCGACCtgtattaatattttatttttttctgaaaccagtgtaaaatcggctcaagtagtgttttgttttgattcgtggttaagtcactttgtctctccatgcaacggagcggtgaaagtagcggttgGGTTGCGAACGTTAAAAATCTcacttacgccgttttgtaatgCCGCAATCAAATGTTCtgaaagtgaaaaatctagttaggtaagagcggaacgtgtggaatttagtctgcgaaacacgtaggactGATAAagtaatgtcgttttcgtttttaggaactgggtcggtgatcaacacataaacaaaccaatgtcaaataaattgtagttcggtcgaacctgaatcgggttggggttgaaactgtgattcagaacgggttgcgccagttccaacctaggttcaaaaacgaattcgacataagttcgttcacttttttgacttgagactatttgaataagttttcgagatttgtgTATAATGCTCTGAAGAGGGAGGCAGCGAGGATAGGCTTAACCATTATTTCAAActtggttgcaggtagagatagggAGTAGGATCCTATTATTGGCACTttagattcacttcggcagtggttttttttttaaagctacagagctcatatttggtcacaatatgcgtcgtacttaTGTACTTCTCAGTACAAAGTTTCAGACCATTCGGTCGATAAAACCCccctatgccaaagtgaatcatggaagtgtccaAGTGGTTCTGCTCCCTATAGACAGGTTTTgttgctgaggtagtgtttgaaattgttgaatttgtttggaatttcggCCTCCTTAACTATTATCATGTTATGTCAGTAAAGTTGCAATTCATGAAACCTTGAAATTGTTATATTTCTCATATAAAAAAGTGCcataaaatgtaattttgaaatttttactcGAGGaatataaaattatatttacaCGCATACCGTATCCTAATCAATCTTATAGTTGTAAGCCATGTCGTAGTTCGTCACCAGCATCTGCAGGATCAATATGTTGGAAAAGAAAAAGACGATACTCTGGATCCATATGAACTCGAACGTGTTCCAGCCTCTGAATTCTAGCAGATATGCTGGTAGTAGCCAACCGCCTTGCGATATGAACCACATCACCGGAATGAAAACCGCCTTCCGTATACCGATGTTTTTGAAGTTCTTCACGCTGAGCGGCAACAACGACAGGAACCACACAAAGTACTGCGATGTGACGACGGGATTGTAGGCCACCATTACGAAGGCGATGGCAAACAGCGCAAAACCCAGCGTTTGACGATGCTTCCCATAGCGTAGGGTTAGGATTATGATGAGCACTAGCTGCGGTAGGAAAGTCAGTAGTTTTTCCAGTAGAGAGATGTCGAAATTGGAACTCAGATATTGTTGGTAGAAGTACAGCGAGAAGTTGTGACGGGTGTCTTTTCTGACCAGATGGAATAGGATGGCTTCGTAGAGGTACTGATAACCGTAGAGATAGTAGAAAACTCCTGTTGATACTGCAATAGATGTGATCGTTCCTCCAACTAGGGCTAATTGCTTGGCATTCGGCATTAGTATTGCTTGTATGTGATCCTTGATCGTTACCAGTTGCTTATCAAGCGTGGCTAGATAAAATGCCAGGCAAAATCCAATAGGGTAGAGTCGAAAATGAATTGATAAACCGAGAAATATGCCTGCTGTGAAAAACTGCACAATGGTTTGCTCATTTTTCAAGAGGAAATAGAGTGAGACTAGCACGAGTGAACATGAAACGCAGTCTCCATTACCTCTAGTAGCAATGATCATTGTAAGCGGATTGTAAAGCCAAAATAGGCGCTGATTTCCGCCATCCGGATGTACTTCGGTGGCAGCGCTTCATTGTTACTGTTCAGAATTTCATTTTTCCGCTTGATAAGATATTTATTGCGATTGTTCAGGGTCTCCAATTTGAGTAGCTTCTTTTCGATGGATATCTTATTGCCTCGATAGCAGTTCAACAAGATCCATTTGATCAGCACTCCTATGAAAATGTCGAACAGAGAGAAAACGAATTTTCCGAAGCTGTGATGCAGTACGAGATTCGGTAGCACCAAATAGGCCAAAAGTGGCGTGTAACGGTATGTGTGCCTTTTGAAGGGCGAGTTCAAATTGAGAACATGACTAGCTCCATCGGTTACCACCCGATAGTCTACATCGGTGTACTGAATCTCGGAGAGACTATCCTGCACCTCGCCATAATACACCAGGAAGATGCGAATGACAATGCTAATGATGAGGTGCTTTCTAAACGACATTTTCGTCTGATTTATCGATTCAAGCATCTGAAATGAGACAGTTTCAATGGATTAGGACTATTGGAAGGAAAAGCGTGAACTGTATGATTACTGGTGAATCTATAGCATTCCCTAGAaaaccatttcccagaaatgcgttctccagaacattttttttattggtttaaaggtgcagaatgacctcaggaatcaaGTCCTGTACTCAATTTTgatgaacttttttttcataataacgtTCTGTCGGAATATTCTGCTGAGACGACTGACTATACGCTGAACGGAAGTTTCAGACTTAtagttgtgcttattctgcgcggcgtgtgaggtgaaaCGAGTCaaatgaggtgacaattctggtaaacattggctttgcaagacgctgttgagcccaattcaactcgatcacgctcaccaataccactatcagaaagagctaacatcaatctttctgatagtggtgttagtttgcgtgggcgggctaagaagggctcaacaacaacgtttctgaaaaaaggctcaagacctcttgggcccttttcaaatgtttgtccagaattgtcgactcgctccaaCTTTTGaatgttaaaaatgttgtgtaagctcaTGTGTGAACTTGAactaatttttaaaatcatagaATAAcacatatatattatatatattttttgtcatAAAACTGTTTCTTCTCGAATAACGTGctcatttcaagggaaattgccttcatttaggcgtattatgcagagTTTCAAAGATCAATTTTGTAATATATTGATAAAATACACATAATTATAGGAATTATGACATCATTTTTAGTTTCAGGAGATTGAAATTTAGTACCTagattgggattttttttattccttaaggcgaagtaggccgtcattgaaatttgtacgcgtcgttgatgattgttgctaattcatctcacgatttcgaatcaaagaaaagcAGTTTATTTTGCACTGactcagctgaaaaagtatcagcatacttcatgcatgttagcgcgtacagtgatactttttcaagtcaatgtGAACTaccaagactgagttttatcactttgaaatgcaagctgaaaagtcatcattgatgccaaaacgaatgacgggctacttagccttaatctgCTTTTTTATAGttatcaatttcgccccagtgtgtcattttcaatttttgatattaaaacgaATTTCATTATAAGTATGTTATATGTTATTTCATTTtaaatcgattacataaactgaatcagaatgactcgactggagtcactgtcgactaAAAAATTTGCtggactcagctctgtcactcgagtttttcgacagttgtcactctatgcgACAGGATTACTATGAGAGTCGAcgtgtgacatctgaaatatacaTGCTTACTTCGATCGACAGTGGCTACAGACGAGTCATATGAATCtattcgatttacaaaatagacatTCTAGAATTGAAATTctagtgcttgcacagccaataatgAAAAGCAACCTTGACATATCAGCGTTTCTGCTgctattttcttgtcagtattaatatttgaaaCATATCATCAGTGATAtgacacaaatattaaaatgaccAGACCCACTGTGCAGACTAATGGAGTTgaagataattcaaaaataaacggCAATCAGATTATTCACTCATGAATAACACGAttgactagttttttttttttttttttaaatttggacaaccgtaccaaccgtttaaTTTTTAGGAAATGGGAATTTTGTGTAGGAAGTTGCTGGGAGTGGCGAAGCTAATAAGGATCACGGCACAATGGACCCGCATGTCTTGTCTCTTAGGATCGGATACAGGTATTTCCTCCTTGTATCCAGGCTCTAAAGCCTAGACTTAAGCGCCTTTACTCGTTCTATTAGAAGTGAACGGTCGGATTTGTCGGAAATAATTTGACAATTTCCAGAGGATAACATtccaaaaagttttgaaatagtgatcaatttgccccggaGTACGGTCCTTGGTGAAAAGATGTAGTTGTGGCTAAGCTGTTGATTAAAGAGGGGTTCTCAATGTTATACCGTGACATGCCCTATTACCGtgaggttaaaaaaaacttaagtttcaatcaatcagaaaaaaataatgtacagtcaaacctccatgagtctgacggaccatcgactcatgtaaatatcgagtaatggaacaatggttccatgagtcgatatcgagtcatggaggttttactgtattattattttaattattttaattttttaaagttttatataaaaaccgttttatatattttgcccaaaaaatatgatttgttctattttgataatttttaccATAGTTACAGCTGCTATTGTTAAACATACCATTATTCTAAATACCGTGCATCTGACACCGACTGCCGGATgacattttgaaacatctcaCAATTGAACGAATGAAGCGCATCATAATTAAAACTTTTGTATCAAACAACGTCTGGAGGATTGTATTATCGATGcgggaaataaaatatttcttttactcagccatttttgaaaaaaacacggtatttggaactCAAAAGCAATCATGCCCTAATACCGTGTGTTGACATCAGGTGATTTcattctaaaattatttttgtttgcaaCTTTAGTTCAAATTTGTCATGGCTTCCTAAAGACTACTTTATATGGAGATCGCAGCATgccgtgcgcgcgggcggctgcgttttgaattttctgtcacgtttacTTCGGTTCCGCGTTTCGGACGGTGAAAAATAGATTCGGCTGATGGCGCTATGCCaccttcaaatttttttgtgatctcGTTGTTCTCAAATCCGCCGATATTAGCAGGTGCAACGTAATCCGGGTTGTAGTGCTTTGTACAGTGAAAAACAGCTGCAATAAAACTGGCTGATAATGCAGTGATTTACGTGTTATATTTGATTTGCGACGATTTTAAAGATGGCTTGTGGCGTGCTAAATTGTTGTCATGATTCCATTAGTGTTACGCCACccggatagttttttttttctttcagttGGAATAAGTGTGGCTTTCAGTTGGAATAAGTGTGGCTTtgacaaaataagataaaaaatCATACGGTTGTGAGATttatatcatttttaatttgaaaacctGTGTTAAGTATAAAAGCCGCCTTCGATGATAATTATTGTGCTACGCAGAAATTAGTTCAAACCAAATTCAGATATGAAACCATTCAGAGGATGTCGATTCAAATTCCTAACAGAttaatattaaagtttttgggGAAACGTGTTTTTACTCGGCGTTTCGATAAGTGGAcggatttggtgagtttgttccgatttAGCCGCTATTATTTATTCTGGGCTATTTCTGTAGCATGGGGTTGGGTCACTTtatcttctcgtttcagagagcgactAATGGCGCTCAAACCAAAGCTTCTTAGCTAGGGCACAaggtggaaatacctgtgtctcATCCCTGGAAGACGAACACGCATGGAGTGactttaactttcttagcaacgtcactcccaacgatgatgaaaacattacattcaCGCTAACACTCAATTACAAAAAGTATACTAAACTACAcatacactaaatttcaatccggtcgcatcactcgcttatagtgaatcctagaccattACCCTTCCCATCatccaactccttgacatctatgagggcgtcggtgagtcgctggcctctcttcaagtaggtgtcatatcatcattttcctttcctttcctcgtaacggagaagatgggcgtggccggcaatggaaatTATCATGTCTTTGCATCTCTGAATTCCGATTGGATAACTATTTGattcaaaatagttttccatgagTAATTGGAATAAGTGTTGTAAAGTTTctaacatgacagttttcagtatgcaatctacgaaatactccgttaccacgcaacgcaacgcaacgcaacgctTCCTAAAGACTACTTTATATGCTAAcgtttgtgaaaatcgttcaaaaaataataatataataggCTGAAAATCCATATAATTCCcaaatacacggtattaggCAACACACGGTATTAGAGCAGGTCACGGTATAGGTCGTTTAGAAAAGTTCAGCAAGAATTGACACCTCATTAGACTCCTCTCACCGCACCCGCCACGCAGAATAGGAGCACATTTGGCGAAAAACCGCGGCAACCCCAAATGGCATAAAGTAGTTTGGCATAATGTAAGTTGGTCTCTGGAATCAAACCAAGTTACGCTATACGTCTCTAATAAGTTATTTTATGTTAATTTGACAATCTTCACTATTCTGCACAATATAGGATAAAGATAGTCAAAATGGGTCACCTAAAGAAAGGATACCCATATCCTTCCCATATGTAAATCGAATTGACCTTTTATCATTAATAAGCTATGATAATGAGCTGATGAAATGTCATGAAGTCAACCGCGTTTTGACGAGCAGTTTGCAGAACGTATACTTGAACTATATTGTTTGAACCCATGGGCAAACCTTTGTTCAGGTGACTTgtctcaaataatgatagcctttgagctacgaacagctttgccgaaggcgGCATCCTTCTAAGTTGTCAGGATGCTAAGATATCCGccaaacaaaagattcatgctcactagcgtcacctggtggcaaaatctctaaattcttagctcaaataatgatagcccttgagctactgaacaacaattctctctaagtggtcagttTACTGAGATATCCGTTTAAAagcttaatgctcactagcTAGATATTCGTTGCATCACTATATTTTACCCTtgcttattttcaataaaaatgcaTAGGTTTCTAGGGAATGGTGCATTCTGAGGAAGGTTATGAAATCGTTACTGATACTTACTattttaaaaaggtttcacTACTTTATTCGATTACATGAATTGTTAGTACGATTGCCGGCGCCAAACGGATTAGTTTATTCACTAGGTATCTAAGAATTTTAATCGGTCCATATTACACCACTTCAATCATAGTTTTGTTTTCATATCACTGGCTGCCTTCTGTAAGCACTGTTTAAACTGCCGGAATTCCTGGTCGCACGACTTATGCGAAACATTCAAATCCGTGGTCACACATGTAGCATAGGCGGCAGCTGCGACGGAACACTTGGCCAGTAAGATAGGATAGTTCTTAAGTCTTTGGTTGGCCTTTCTAACGGATTCCATTGCCCTTAAATTTCTTTTTACTTAGGACCAATTCGAACCGATCGGTATTCTCTTTTGACCGGAGGCTCGTCTGCGATGAATGCGTCGTACAATGGTTTGGAGAAGAAGGTCAAAAGGGCGGTGGTTGTAACAATGCTAACGAACAGCCGA
It contains:
- the LOC5571176 gene encoding LOW QUALITY PROTEIN: GPI mannosyltransferase 1 (The sequence of the model RefSeq protein was modified relative to this genomic sequence to represent the inferred CDS: inserted 1 base in 1 codon) yields the protein MLESINQTKMSFRKHLIISIVIRIFLVYYGEVQDSLSEIQYTDVDYRVVTDGASHVLNLNSPFKRHTYRYTPLLAYLVLPNLVLHHSFGKFVFSLFDIFIGVLIKWILLNCYRGNKISIEKKLLKLETLNNRNKYLIKRKNEILNSNNEALPPKYIRMAEISAXFWLYNPLTMIIATRGNGDCVSCSLVLVSLYFLLKNEQTIVQFFTAGIFLGLSIHFRLYPIGFCLAFYLATLDKQLVTIKDHIQAILMPNAKQLALVGGTITSIAVSTGVFYYLYGYQYLYEAILFHLVRKDTRHNFSLYFYQQYLSSNFDISLLEKLLTFLPQLVLIIILTLRYGKHRQTLGFALFAIAFVMVAYNPVVTSQYFVWFLSLLPLSVKNFKNIGIRKAVFIPVMWFISQGGWLLPAYLLEFRGWNTFEFIWIQSIVFFFSNILILQMLVTNYDMAYNYKID
- the LOC5571162 gene encoding uncharacterized protein LOC5571162 — its product is MESVRKANQRLKNYPILLAKCSVAAAAYATCVTTDLNVSHKSCDQEFRQFKQCLQKAASDMKTKL